The window taagcagaagtgttataagaagagcagagtatatggagagtaaaagaaaggtaaagagagtggtgagagagtgcaaaaggagagcagatgatagagtgggagaggcactgtcaagaaattttaatgaaaataagaaaaaattttggagtgagttaaacaagttaagaaagcctagggaaaatatggatttgtcagttaaaaacagagtaggggagttagtagatggggagatggaggtattgggtagatggcgagaatattttgaggaacttttaaatgttaaggaagaaacagaggcagtaatttcatgcactggtcagggaggtataccatcttttaggagtgaagaagagcagaatgtaagtgtgggggaggtacgtgaggcattacgtaaaatgaaagggggtaaagcagctggaactgatgggatcatgacagaaatgttaaaagcagggggggatatagtgttggagtggttggtacttttgtttaataaatgtatgaaagaggggaaggtacctagggattggcagagagcatgtatagtccctttatataaagggaaaggggacaaaagagactgtaaaaattatagaggaataagcttactgagtataccaggaaaagtgtacggtagggttataattgaaagaattagaggtaagacagaatgtaggattgcggatgagcaaggaggttttagagtgggtaggggatgtgtagatcaggtgtttacattgaagcatatatgtgaacagtatttagataaagatagggaagtttttattgcatttatggatttagaaaaggcatatgatagagtggatagaggagcaatgtggcagatgttgcaagtatatggaataggtggtaagttattaaatgctgtaaagagtttttatgaggatagtgaggctcaggttagggtgtgtagaagagagggagactacttcccggtaaaagtaggtcttagacagggatgtgtaatgtcaccatggttgtttaatatatttatagatggggttgtaaaggaagtaaatgctagggtgtttgggagaggggtgggattaaattatggggaatcaaattcaaaatgggaattgacacagttactttttgctgatgatactgtgcttatgggagattctaaagaaaaattgcaaaggttagtggatgagtttgggaatgtgtgtaaaggtagaaagttgaaagtgaacatagaaaagagtaaggtgatgagggtgtcaaatgatttagataaagaaaaattggatatcaaattggggaggaggagtatggaagaagtgaatgttttcagatacttgggagttgacgtgtcggcggatggatttatgaaggatgaggttaatcatagaattgatgagggaaaaaaggtgagtggtgcgttgaggtatatgtggagtcaaaaaacgttatctatggaggcaaagaagggaatgtatgaaagtatagtagtaccaacactcttatatgggtgtgaagcttgggtggtaaatgcagcagcgaggagacggttggaggcagcggagatgtcctgtttaagggcaatgtgtggtgtaaatattatgcagaaaattcggagtgtggaaattaggagaaggtgtggagttaataaaagtattagtcagagggcagaagaggggttgttgaggtggtttggtcatttagagagaatggatcacagtagaatgacatggaaagcatataaatctataggggaaggaaggcggggtaggggtcgtcctcgaaagggttggagagagggggtaaaggaggttttgtgggtaaggggcttggacttccagcaagcgtgcgtgagcgtgttagataggagtgaatggagacgaatggtacttgggacctgacgatctgttggagtgtgagcagggtaatatttagtgaagggattcagggaaaccggttattttcatatagtcggacttgagtcctggaaatgggaagtacaatgcctgcactttaaaggaggggtttgggatattggcagtttggagggatatgttgtgtatctttatatgtttatgcttctagactgttgtattctgagcacctctgcaaaaacagtgataatgtgcgagtgtggtgaaagtgttgaatgatgatgaaagtattttctttttggggattttctttcttttttgggtcaccctgcctcggtgggagacggccgacttgttgaaaaaaaaaaaaaaaaaaaaaaaaaaaaaaatatatatatataatcattgtaGATGTAGCCTGCACTTACTTCATCGGCTTCCTGCCAGGAAACACCAATCACCGTCTCTAACATTTCTGGATGATGATAGGAGCCGCATGTTCGTACGGATACCTGTAAAGATATATGAATATTCACACGAGCTGAATGCTGCACTTATTCACTTAGGTGAAGTGGGTTAAACATATTTTAATTGTTCGTAGACTTCCGGCAGCTAAATATCAAGATAAAAACATTGTATAATTACGTGTATAATTACTTATTTGTAATCACCAaattgtagctacaggagtaaaGATGAGCTCGTAGTGTCTCATCTTCAATAATTTGTTCATACAAGTTTTTATAACTTCCAATAGTTGAAGCACTTACTATGTCCTCTACTACAGTTTGTGAAAAAAAATTCCTATATCCCTTCGACTCCACTTTTTTCTCAATTTAAAACTATGGCTtcttgttatccctgttgcaggtacgaaaaaaaaaactattatctTTCATGTCCTTTTATGACCTTATTTGTGGTTATCGTGGCCCCTCTGACCCCGTCGACCAGCCGGGGAATTTTTAGTATTTTCAGCCTTTCATCATATCTAGTATATTTTAACTCTGGTAACTAATTTGAAGTTCCTCTTTGGACCTTTTCTAAGCTATTCACGCATTTTTTTAGGTGTAGACACCACAGCACCATTGCGTGCGAATGTAATGAACAATAATTGGAAATAATTATGTTGTATAAAACTATACATTttgtagaataaaaaaaaatctacgcACAGAAAATTTCACACTGaagaatgacaaaaaaaaaataataaaaaaataaagctTAAAAAATAAAACGAAAGTGGTGGTCAGGCCACTTAACTGCTCTATTCTACCCAGTCTTGTCGTTCCCTATTCTTTCCATCGATCTAATAACCTAACAGAAAGACTAGGTATTTGCCATTTCTTACCTGATCAAAGTCAACAATCAATACCGGTAAATCTGTGCATGTGTATGTTAGCTTCAGGTGTTCACACCTTTCTTTTCTGGGAGAAGTTTTCCTTCGTCCTCTCACCACTGGGTAAGTGTCGTGCTGGTCTTCCACCACTGGGTAAGTGTCGTGCTGGTCTTCCACCACTGGGTAAGTGTCGTGCTGGTCTTCCACCACTGGGTAAGTGTTGTGCTGGTCTTCCACCACTGGGTAAGTGTCGAGCTGGTCTTCCACCACTGGGTAAGTGTCGAGCTGGTCTTCCACCACTGGGTAAGTGTCGGGCTGGTCTTCCACCACTGGGTAAGTGTCGggctgatgttccaccactgggTAAGTATCGGGTTGGTCTTCCACCACTGGGGAAGTAGCGTCAATCTGGTCTTCCACCACTGGGTAAGTGTCGGGCTGGTCTTCCACCTCTGGGTAAGTGTCGGGCTGGTCTTCCACCACTGGGTAAGTGTCGGGCTGGTCTTCTACCACTGGGTAAGTGTCGGGCTGGTCTTCCACCACTGGGTAAGTGTCGGGCTGGTCTTCCACCACTGGGTAAGTGTCGGGCTGGTCTTCCACCACTGGGTAAGTGTCGGGCTGGTCTTCCACCACTGGGTAAGTGTCGGGCTGGTCTTCCACCACTGGGTAAGTGTCGGGCTGGTCTTCCACCACTGGGTAAGTGTCGGGCTGGTCTTCCACCACTGGGTAAGTGTCGTGCAGCAGGTCTTCCACCACTGGGTAAGTGTTGTCCTGGTCTTCCACCATTGGGAAAGTATCGTGCTGGTCTTCCACCACTGGGGAAGTAGCGTCGATCTGGTCTTCCACCACTTGGGAAGTGTCAAGCTGTGCTCCCACCACTGCCAACATCAGCAGTGTTATCAAGTACCTAGGAATCATTTTCTCCCACTACAGCAGGACCCTGTAACATATAAATTAAAAAGTAAGAGATAAGGATTGAAACCCCTCTCGGACACTCTCCGAGGTAATCTTAACTAAACCATATGATTTCCTTAACACCCTACTGAAATCTTTCAGCAAAGACTGACATATTACATCGTGTATGCTACTCTTACTGTTCGATGAGATATACCAGGGTAAGCTCTAGTTTTCGTTCTCATAGAATAAGATGGCTGTACCCTCTGGGCGTACGTAATTTTATTAGACAGCATAAGTTATGCTGTTATGgacatgtgggccagcgggctgcCAGCAGCAAGAGCCAGGTCgaccaggcaagaaccagacaAGTCTGACCAAAAGCCAGACTCCgggaatagaaaaactctcgaaacttacTAAAGgtatataaaaggaaaacatatTTTTAATTATGCGCCAAAAGTATTCTAACAACCTAACCCACTATTGCGAAAATTTACGTACGCAATACAGTGTACTGGACAAAATAACTTAAGTGTACCTAATCTATCTAAAGATTTGTATAACTATGTTAGGTAAGCGTTGTCTTGGAAGTAGGGGAGGGGAGGTAGCGAGTCTTCAGGTGACCTGATATAAAAAGATTAATTTTATTCACGGAATTAACACGTGACTTTGTAAggaaataacacaggatgaattAACCTCAGCAAATCTCTTCTTTCCACCTCACCCTTTCCCTGTTAACATTTTGGTGTCTTGGCCGCCCACACACTCTACCCACATGTGCAGCACCCACGCAGGCTTGTACTACTCACAAGTTACACGCTGCCCACGTACCCAGGGCGCTTCTACCTGTCTCTGGTGCATGCCCATCATGCCCATGTTCAGCATCCATGTTGCCCACGCCACACTGCACGCGCAAATTAGTTTTCCTAGTCAAAACACTGAATTAGGCCATTAGCCAAACATTTAGCGCTTCTATTTATGCTCTATATTCATTGCAATTAGTATTTCTCCCACTCATTTTGACTTATACATTAAGTAGAGTTTTAGTCTGATCCTAGACACCACTGTAGTCTCAATTACCTCGCTTTGCTTCAGAAAGCACTTATCAATAAATATTCACAGTGGGTATTGCTAGAATCTCCGAAGTTTTATTTGAAAAATTATCTTGCTTTTCTGTATCCAACTACTGTATATTCTCACTGATTTTATTAGTGAAAAAGAGGAGAGCTCTTACAGTGTCAATGACTCAGACAGTGTTTTGCACAAGTGTGGtaacatcacagttcaaatgTCCCTTCCAAGTGTAACATCACCCCTCCTGAGTGCAGGTACTCCACttcttacctccaggactcaagtccggctaactggttttcctgaatccctttacaaatgtcaccttgctcacactccaacaacacagaTCAAAAACCGCTTGCCTCCACTCAATATCTAACTCAGGAATAGCTTTACATATCCAAAAGGGCCCCTGTCCATTCCAATAGTTCTCTGAGCATTACCCTAGTTATACTTCACCTACATTTACAATTTGAATCCTATTAGATGAGGTGTTGCCCACGCAAAAAGACGCTACAATAAAGTCGTACGA is drawn from Cherax quadricarinatus isolate ZL_2023a chromosome 78, ASM3850222v1, whole genome shotgun sequence and contains these coding sequences:
- the LOC128701660 gene encoding cytadherence high molecular weight protein 1-like, whose amino-acid sequence is MIPRYLITLLMLAVVGAQLDTSQVVEDQIDATSPVVEDQHDTFPMVEDQDNTYPVVEDLLHDTYPVVEDQPDTYPVVEDQPDTYPVVEDQPDTYPVVEDQPDTYPVVEDQPDTYPVVEDQPDTYPVVEDQPDTYPVVEDQPDTYPVVEDQPDTYPEVEDQPDTYPVVEDQIDATSPVVEDQPDTYPVVEHQPDTYPVVEDQPDTYPVVEDQLDTYPVVEDQLDTYPVVEDQHNTYPVVEDQHDTYPVVEDQHDTYPVVEDQHDTYPVVRGRRKTSPRKERCEHLKLTYTCTDLPVLIVDFDQVSVRTCGSYHHPEMLETVIGVSWQEADEAKLYTVMMVDPDAENQDVDKVYLHWLRWAIRGVDIVLGMLMTGRNSFDYIQPPTTQQPVRHRYTVYLFEQRISENPEFQSIPKSINDGNNFDISQYIKEHNLCGPTAHTVFYTQK